Proteins co-encoded in one Coregonus clupeaformis isolate EN_2021a chromosome 17, ASM2061545v1, whole genome shotgun sequence genomic window:
- the LOC121585818 gene encoding toll-like receptor 13: TEDTYQLNVSLNEEDPETQDDHTRKGKNAWFIRWVEDNNQTQVGDAHDSNCSYPDNLRGTKLLDLDTRPCSVDIGFFYFLSTTSLVLLTLLASFIYHLLRWQVVYVYYLFLAYLYDTKRRNRRAANQYDAFVSYNTHDEPWVLRELLPELEGKQGWRLCLHHRDFQPGKPIIENITDAIYGSRKTICVISRNYLESEWCSREIQVASFRLFDEQKDVLILVFLEEIPDQQLSPYHRMRRLLKRQTYLSWPRAGEYTGVFWQKLQVALETRDCPAEENPILTGVERQ, encoded by the exons ACTGAAGACACCTATCAGTTAAACGTTAGCCTTAATGAGGAAGATCCTGAAACTCAAGATGACCACACCAGGAAGGGAAA AAATGCTTGGTTCATCCGTTGGGTGGAGGACAACAACCAAACGCAAGTTGGTGATGCCCATGACTCTAACTGCAGCTATCCAGACAATCTGAGGGGCACTAAACTGTTGGACCTTGACACCCGTCCGTGTTCAGTGGACATAGGCTTCTTCTACTTCCTGTCCACCACTTCTCTGGTCCTCCTCACCCTGCTGGCGTCCTTCATCTACCATCTCCTGAGATGGCAAGTTGTCTATGTCTACTACCTCTTCCTGGCTTATCTCTACGACACCAAGCGGAGGAACAGGCGTGCAGCTAATCAGTACGACGCCTTCGTCTCCTACAACACCCACGATGAGCCCTGGGTCCTGAGGGAGCTGCTGCCGGAGCTGGAGGGGAAGCAGGGCTGGAGGCTGTGTCTGCACCACCGGGACTTCCAGCCAGGCAAACCCATCATAGAAAACATCACAGACGCCATCTACGGGAGCCGCAAGACCATCTGTGTGATCAGCCGAAACTATCTGGAGAGTGAGTGGTGCTCCAGAGAGATACAGGTGGCCAG CTTCCGTCTGTTTGATGAGCAGAAGGACGTGTTGATCCTGGTGTTTCTGGAGGAGATCCCAGACCAGCAGCTCTCTCCCTACCACCGCATGAGGAGGCTGCTGAAGAGACAGACCTACCTGAGCTGGCCCAGAGCAGGGGAGTACACCGGGGTCTTCTGGCAGAAACTACAGGTGGCTCTGGAGACCAGGGACTGCCCTGCTGAGGAGAACCCAATCCTCACCGGGGtggagagacagtga